A genomic stretch from Desulfolutivibrio sulfodismutans DSM 3696 includes:
- a CDS encoding cation diffusion facilitator family transporter: MNPRAATIAASVSLAVGALLMGLKFYAYHRTGSSAILSDAMESIVNVAAALFALVSVVYAANPPDSEHPYGHGKIEFFAAGFEGSLIIVAGCAIIWESWDKLFAPVPLANLDLGLLLLAGSGAVNLLLGLGLVRAGKRLGSVTLTADGMHVLTDVYTSGGVLVGLFLVRLTGVYWLDPAVACLMAANILVTGYRLMRQSFAGLMQEADPRLLDEICVVLSTKRKSAWIGIHRLRAWRSGSRVHIDFHLILPRDLTLEAAHAEVNAVEDILRAKYGNQADLLIHADPCHTQECPECSQEPCDSRADAARTGCLWFGDTASRDREAPDT; encoded by the coding sequence GTGAATCCCCGCGCCGCAACCATCGCCGCCTCGGTCTCCCTGGCCGTGGGCGCGCTGCTTATGGGCCTCAAATTCTACGCCTACCATCGCACCGGCTCCTCGGCCATCCTGTCCGACGCCATGGAATCCATCGTCAACGTGGCGGCGGCCCTGTTTGCCCTGGTCAGCGTGGTCTACGCCGCCAACCCCCCGGACTCCGAGCATCCCTACGGGCACGGGAAAATCGAATTCTTCGCCGCCGGGTTCGAAGGCTCGCTGATCATCGTGGCCGGATGCGCCATCATCTGGGAATCCTGGGACAAACTATTCGCCCCCGTGCCCCTGGCCAACCTGGACCTCGGCCTGCTGCTCCTGGCGGGTTCCGGCGCAGTCAATCTGCTTTTGGGGCTCGGGCTGGTGCGGGCCGGAAAGCGCCTGGGTTCGGTGACGCTCACCGCCGACGGGATGCATGTCCTGACCGACGTGTATACCTCGGGCGGCGTCCTGGTCGGGCTTTTTCTGGTGCGCCTGACGGGCGTGTACTGGCTCGATCCCGCCGTGGCCTGCCTCATGGCCGCAAACATCCTGGTCACGGGCTACAGACTCATGCGCCAGTCCTTTGCCGGGCTGATGCAGGAGGCCGACCCCCGGCTTCTGGATGAGATCTGCGTGGTGCTGTCGACGAAGCGGAAATCCGCCTGGATCGGGATTCATCGCCTGCGGGCCTGGCGTTCCGGCAGCCGGGTGCATATCGACTTCCACCTGATCCTGCCCCGGGATCTGACCCTGGAGGCGGCCCACGCCGAGGTGAACGCGGTGGAGGACATCTTGCGGGCGAAATACGGCAACCAGGCCGACCTGCTCATCCACGCCGACCCCTGCCATACCCAGGAATGTCCCGAATGCAGCCAGGAACCCTGCGACTCCCGGGCCGACGCGGCCCGGACGGGGTGTCTGTGGTTCGGCGATACGGCGTCCCGTGACCGCGAGGCCCCGGACACATGA
- a CDS encoding antitoxin MazE family protein — MAVSMSDSSRKMRQYRARMKEKGLRAVQIWVPDVRSPDIAEALRRQSLLASSAPDEREMLDFLENVGAWGDAG, encoded by the coding sequence ATGGCCGTGAGCATGTCCGATTCGAGCCGCAAGATGCGTCAGTACCGAGCCAGGATGAAAGAAAAAGGGCTTCGCGCGGTGCAGATCTGGGTTCCGGATGTCCGGTCTCCCGACATTGCCGAGGCCTTGCGGCGGCAATCCCTGCTGGCGAGCAGCGCGCCGGACGAGCGCGAAATGCTCGATTTCCTTGAGAATGTGGGTGCTTGGGGCGACGCAGGATGA
- the rpoC gene encoding DNA-directed RNA polymerase subunit beta' codes for MSLDELFSMRGLGQNVISSRTLKAIKISIASPEKIREWSFGEVKKPETINYRTFKPERDGLFCAKIFGPVKDYECNCGKYKRMKHRGIVCEKCGVEVIASKVRRERMGHIELAAPVAHIWFLKTLPSKIGTLLDMTMVDLEKVLYFDSYVVLDPKDTNLHKFQVISEEQYLQVIDHYGGEDAVKVGMGAEAVRLLLEEIDMVKLRAELREEAMTTKSQTKKKKIIKRLKIVEAFLDSSNRSEWMIMEVIPVIPPELRPLVPLDGGRFATSDLNDLYRRVINRNNRLKRLLELGAPDIIIRNEKRMLQEAVDALFDNGRRGRAITGTNGRPLKSLSDMIKGKQGRFRQNLLGKRVDYSGRSVIVVGPKLRLHQCGLPKKMALELFKPFIYSRLEDKGLATTIKTAKKMVEREELVVWDILEEVVREYPILLNRAPTLHRLGIQAFEPILVEGKAIQLHPLVCSAYNADFDGDQMAVHVPLSVEAQIECRVLMMSTNNILSPANGNPIILPSQDIVLGLYYLTVERSFSKGEGKIFSDQGEVICALDANVVSLHARVKVRIDGQLVDTTPGRIIVGELIPPEVPFELVNTVLNKRSIGRLVGETYRQAGTKATVILCDHLKGLGYEYATRAGISIGVKDLTVPSRKQAILDASQNEVLQIEHQYSEGIITRTEKYNKVVDVWTKATNEVASEMMREISTDTLYDEKTGATERNTSFNPIFMMTHSGSRGNQDQMRQLAGMRGLMAKPSGEIIETPITSNFREGLSVAQYFNSTHGARKGLADTALKTANSGYLTRRLVDVVQDVIITDIDCGTVDGLEISHYIKAGEVKQRVHERALGRVTMFDVFDPATGDVLIPSNTIIDEHYAQVIEDSGIGSLMIRSTLTCQSKYGVCAHCYGRDLARGHLVNVGETVGIIAAQSIGEPGTQLTMRTFHIGGTAAREIERSSITAQHTGRIALSRVKHIKNSLGQLIIMGKSGQVSIVDEQGREREKYNLPSGAKLFVAAGEEVRKDMILAEWDPFNEPFVTDVSGVLKFTDILEGKTYQEKVDETTKRTTQTIIEYRTTTFRPSISVCDESGRPKTRPGTNSPAVFQLPVGAIIMIRDGQEVFEGDIIARKPRETSKTKDIVGGLPRVAELFEVRKPKEMAVVSEIDGIVSFGSETKGKRKIVVTPDAGDPKEYLIPRGKHITVQEGDFVEAGELLTEGYPELHDILKIKGEKFLAKYLVEEIQDVYRFQGVAINDKHIEIIVRQMLKKVSVLDSGDTNFLIGEQVDKQKFMEENTRCVKEGLKPAMAEPLVLGITQASLSTDSFISAASFQETTKVLTEASLMGKEDSLRGLKENVIVGRLIPAGTGYRKYMECEVVVPRQPERPDKFLEDLEEDPILVDMQ; via the coding sequence ATGTCTTTGGACGAACTCTTCAGCATGCGCGGTCTGGGCCAGAACGTCATCTCCAGCCGGACGCTCAAGGCCATCAAGATCTCCATCGCTTCTCCGGAGAAAATCCGGGAATGGTCCTTTGGCGAGGTCAAAAAGCCCGAGACCATCAACTATCGGACCTTCAAGCCTGAGCGCGACGGACTTTTCTGCGCCAAAATCTTCGGCCCGGTCAAGGATTACGAGTGCAACTGCGGCAAGTACAAGCGCATGAAGCACCGGGGCATCGTGTGCGAGAAATGCGGCGTCGAGGTCATCGCCTCCAAGGTGCGCCGGGAACGCATGGGCCACATCGAGCTGGCCGCCCCCGTGGCCCACATCTGGTTTCTGAAGACGCTTCCCTCCAAGATCGGCACGCTTTTGGACATGACCATGGTCGATCTGGAAAAGGTGCTGTATTTCGATTCCTACGTGGTGCTCGATCCCAAAGACACCAATCTGCATAAATTTCAGGTCATCTCCGAGGAACAATACCTTCAGGTCATCGACCACTACGGCGGCGAGGATGCGGTGAAGGTGGGCATGGGCGCCGAGGCCGTGCGCCTGCTTCTGGAGGAGATCGACATGGTCAAGCTTCGCGCCGAGTTGCGCGAGGAGGCCATGACCACCAAGTCCCAGACCAAAAAGAAAAAGATCATCAAGCGCCTCAAAATCGTGGAGGCCTTTCTCGATTCCAGCAACCGGTCGGAATGGATGATCATGGAGGTCATTCCGGTCATCCCGCCCGAACTGCGGCCCCTGGTCCCGCTCGACGGCGGCCGGTTCGCCACCTCGGACTTAAACGATCTCTACCGCCGGGTGATCAACCGCAACAACCGCCTGAAACGCCTGCTGGAACTGGGCGCCCCGGACATCATCATCCGCAACGAAAAGCGCATGCTCCAGGAGGCCGTGGACGCCCTGTTCGACAACGGCCGTCGCGGCCGGGCCATCACCGGCACCAACGGCCGCCCGCTCAAGTCCCTCTCCGACATGATCAAGGGCAAGCAGGGCCGCTTCCGCCAGAACCTTTTGGGCAAGCGCGTGGATTATTCCGGCCGGTCGGTCATCGTGGTCGGCCCGAAGCTTCGGCTGCACCAGTGCGGTCTGCCCAAGAAGATGGCCTTGGAACTGTTTAAGCCCTTCATTTATTCCCGTCTGGAGGACAAAGGGCTGGCCACCACCATCAAGACCGCCAAGAAGATGGTGGAGCGCGAGGAACTGGTGGTGTGGGACATCCTGGAAGAGGTGGTGCGCGAATATCCCATCCTCTTAAACCGCGCCCCCACGCTGCACCGCCTGGGCATCCAGGCCTTCGAGCCGATCCTGGTCGAGGGCAAGGCCATTCAGCTGCACCCCCTGGTCTGCTCGGCCTACAACGCCGACTTTGACGGCGACCAGATGGCCGTGCACGTGCCCCTGTCCGTGGAAGCCCAGATCGAATGCCGGGTGCTCATGATGTCCACCAACAACATCCTGTCCCCGGCCAACGGCAACCCCATCATCCTGCCGTCCCAGGACATCGTCCTGGGGCTGTACTACCTGACGGTGGAGCGTTCCTTCAGCAAGGGCGAGGGCAAGATCTTCTCCGACCAGGGGGAGGTCATCTGCGCCCTGGACGCGAACGTGGTCAGCCTGCACGCCCGGGTCAAGGTGCGCATCGACGGCCAACTGGTGGACACCACGCCGGGTCGGATCATCGTGGGCGAGCTCATCCCCCCCGAGGTGCCCTTCGAACTGGTCAACACCGTGCTCAACAAGCGCAGCATCGGCCGTCTGGTGGGCGAAACCTACCGGCAGGCCGGAACCAAGGCCACGGTCATCCTGTGCGACCACCTGAAGGGACTGGGCTACGAGTACGCCACCCGGGCCGGGATCTCCATCGGGGTCAAGGATCTGACCGTTCCTTCCCGTAAACAGGCCATCCTGGACGCCTCGCAAAACGAGGTTCTCCAGATCGAGCATCAGTATTCCGAGGGTATCATCACCCGCACGGAAAAATACAACAAGGTCGTGGACGTCTGGACCAAGGCCACCAACGAGGTGGCGTCGGAGATGATGCGCGAGATCTCCACCGACACCCTCTACGACGAAAAGACCGGGGCCACGGAGCGCAACACCAGCTTCAACCCCATCTTCATGATGACCCACTCCGGATCCCGAGGCAACCAGGACCAGATGCGCCAGCTCGCGGGCATGCGCGGGCTGATGGCCAAGCCTTCGGGCGAGATCATCGAGACGCCCATCACCTCGAACTTCCGTGAGGGCCTGTCCGTGGCCCAGTACTTCAACTCCACCCACGGCGCACGAAAGGGCCTCGCGGATACGGCGCTCAAGACCGCCAACTCCGGATACCTGACCCGCCGTCTGGTGGACGTGGTCCAGGATGTCATCATCACCGACATCGACTGCGGCACCGTGGACGGCCTGGAGATCTCGCACTACATCAAGGCTGGCGAGGTCAAGCAGCGCGTGCATGAGCGGGCGCTGGGGCGGGTGACCATGTTCGACGTGTTCGATCCGGCCACCGGGGACGTGCTCATTCCGTCCAACACCATCATTGACGAGCACTATGCCCAGGTCATCGAGGATTCCGGCATCGGTTCGCTGATGATCCGCTCCACGCTCACCTGCCAGAGCAAATACGGCGTGTGCGCCCACTGCTACGGCCGCGATCTGGCCCGGGGACACCTGGTCAACGTGGGCGAGACCGTGGGCATCATCGCCGCCCAGTCCATCGGCGAGCCCGGCACCCAGCTGACCATGCGCACCTTCCACATCGGCGGCACGGCGGCCCGCGAAATCGAGCGGTCGTCCATCACCGCCCAGCACACCGGCCGCATCGCCCTGTCCCGGGTCAAGCACATCAAAAACAGCCTGGGCCAGCTCATCATCATGGGCAAAAGCGGCCAGGTGTCCATCGTGGACGAGCAGGGCCGCGAGCGCGAGAAGTACAATCTGCCCTCCGGCGCCAAGCTCTTCGTGGCCGCCGGTGAAGAGGTCCGCAAGGACATGATCCTGGCCGAGTGGGATCCCTTCAACGAACCCTTCGTCACTGACGTCTCGGGCGTGCTCAAGTTCACGGACATCCTGGAGGGCAAGACCTACCAGGAGAAGGTGGACGAGACCACCAAACGGACCACCCAGACCATCATCGAATACCGGACCACCACCTTCCGGCCGAGCATCTCCGTGTGCGACGAGTCCGGACGGCCCAAGACCCGGCCCGGCACCAACTCCCCGGCGGTCTTCCAACTGCCTGTCGGGGCCATCATCATGATCCGCGACGGCCAGGAGGTCTTCGAGGGCGACATCATCGCCCGTAAGCCCCGCGAAACGTCGAAGACCAAGGACATCGTCGGCGGTCTGCCCCGCGTGGCCGAGCTCTTCGAGGTCAGAAAGCCCAAGGAGATGGCCGTGGTGTCGGAAATCGACGGCATCGTGTCCTTCGGTTCGGAGACCAAGGGCAAGCGCAAGATCGTGGTCACCCCTGACGCTGGCGATCCCAAGGAATACCTCATCCCGCGCGGCAAGCACATCACCGTGCAGGAGGGCGACTTCGTGGAGGCCGGGGAACTCCTGACCGAGGGCTATCCCGAGTTGCATGACATCCTGAAGATCAAGGGCGAGAAGTTCCTGGCCAAGTACCTCGTGGAGGAAATCCAGGACGTGTACCGGTTCCAGGGCGTGGCCATCAACGACAAGCACATCGAGATCATCGTGCGCCAGATGCTCAAAAAGGTGTCGGTGCTCGACTCCGGTGACACCAACTTCCTCATCGGGGAGCAGGTGGATAAGCAGAAGTTCATGGAGGAAAACACCCGCTGCGTGAAGGAGGGCTTAAAGCCCGCCATGGCGGAGCCGTTGGTCCTGGGCATCACCCAGGCCTCCCTGTCCACGGATTCCTTCATCTCGGCGGCCTCCTTCCAGGAGACCACCAAGGTCTTGACCGAGGCCTCGCTCATGGGCAAGGAAGACAGCCTGCGGGGACTCAAGGAAAACGTCATCGTGGGACGCCTGATCCCGGCCGGAACCGGCTACCGCAAGTATATGGAGTGCGAGGTCGTCGTGCCGCGCCAGCCCGAGCGGCCCGACAAGTTCCTGGAGGATCTGGAAGAGGATCCGATCCTGGTCGACATGCAATAA
- a CDS encoding type II toxin-antitoxin system PemK/MazF family toxin, producing MKRGDVVVVAMSGDYGKTRPAVVVQNDLVGECHASVVVCPFSSHLLDAPLFRITVQPQPHTGLAVTSQIMVDKVTAVKRERIRSVVGQLDVEMMVRVNRSLALWLGL from the coding sequence ATGAAACGTGGCGATGTCGTTGTGGTGGCCATGTCCGGGGATTATGGGAAAACACGTCCGGCCGTGGTGGTGCAAAACGATCTGGTGGGAGAGTGCCACGCCAGTGTCGTCGTCTGTCCGTTCTCCTCGCATCTGCTCGACGCGCCGCTTTTCCGCATCACGGTGCAGCCGCAGCCGCACACCGGACTTGCCGTCACGTCCCAGATCATGGTGGACAAGGTGACAGCCGTCAAACGGGAACGAATACGCAGTGTGGTGGGGCAACTCGATGTGGAAATGATGGTGCGTGTAAACCGAAGCTTGGCGTTGTGGCTTGGGCTATGA
- the rpoB gene encoding DNA-directed RNA polymerase subunit beta, whose protein sequence is MAQLRKLFGKIAKSLTIPHLLNLQIDSYDLFLQQNVPPASREDAGLEGVFRSVFPIEDFNKTASLEYVSYEIGEPKYDMPECIAKGLTYEAPLRIKVRLVVYDVDEETENRTIRDIKEQIIYFGTVPLMTEKGTFIINGTERVIVNQLQRSPGIIFEHDSGKTHTSRKVLYSCRIIPMRGSWLDFDYDHKDILYVRIDRRRKMPATILFKAMGMSSTDILHYFYAVEHFRLEGDRVFREINPEMYRKEKAYATVMGADGKPIVVADKPITKKAWRLMVEGGIEAIEIDPATLAGLFLADDMADPTTGEVIAAAGDEVTPDLQEKLKDAGIVRLPILFSRGVDTSSSIRDTLAMDKTTDTVTAQVEIYRRLRPSSPPTQEIAASFFENLFRNADYYDLSPVGRYKLNVRLKLDLSLDFRVLSNEDILRSVKHLTFLKDSHGPADDIDHLGNRRVRPVGELVENQYRIGLVRMERAIKERMSLQEVATLMPHDLINPKPVAAVLKEFFGTSQLSQFMDQTNPLSEVTHKRRLSALGPGGLTRERAGFEVRDVHTSHYGRICPIETPEGPNIGLIVSLTTFSRVNDYGFIETPYRVVREGRLTSETVYLDATREIDEIIAGANTEVGDDGLLAPVVGARVKGDLLMQSRDDVTLMDISPSQIVSISAALIPFLEHDDANRALMGSNMQRQAVPLLRCEQPLVGTGMEAAVARDSGSCILAERDGLVHFADAERIIVNYEGDISPESGGVKSYELLKHHKSNQNTCFGQVPRVLVGQKVKKGDILADGPGIRDGELALGKNLLVAFMPWCGYNYEDSILISERTVKEDTFTSVHIEEFEVVARDTKLGPEEITRDIPNVGEEMLKDLDECGIIRLGAKVGPDDILVGKITPKGETQLTPEEKLLRAIFGDKARDVKNTSLKVPPGIEGTVIDVRVFNRRSGEKDDRTTSIEEFELSRLDVKEGQFVAALTDTVREKMWADVAGKSVAQTIKGKKKGEVLLEAGHPLRREVLDELPLKKLHGLFTAREVNEAVSARLDEYDRQIQFIHHIHEQKRAKVTEGDDLPPGVIKMVKVYVAVKRKLNVGDKMAGRHGNKGVVSCILPEEDMPFFADGSPVDIVLNPLGVPSRMNIGQIMETHLGWAGKVLGERLSKMVAAQNPILKLREEVKDVLGSPEMDELVDSLDDETFFKSLKVLKNGIVAKTPVFDGASEDEIWAWLKKAGLTDDGKVTLYDGRTGEAFHRPVTVGVMYMLKLHHLVDEKIHARSTGPYSLVTQQPLGGKAQFGGQRLGEMEVWALEAYGASHLLQEFLTVKSDDVAGRVKMYEKIVKGDNFLEAGLPESFNVLVKELMSLGLDVDLLQDEKKKTRR, encoded by the coding sequence ATGGCCCAACTGAGAAAGCTTTTTGGAAAAATCGCCAAATCCCTGACCATCCCGCATTTGCTGAACCTGCAGATCGATTCCTATGATCTGTTTTTACAGCAGAACGTTCCCCCGGCCAGCCGGGAGGACGCAGGGCTGGAAGGCGTGTTCCGGTCTGTGTTTCCCATTGAGGATTTCAACAAGACCGCCAGCCTGGAATACGTCAGCTACGAGATCGGCGAACCCAAGTACGACATGCCTGAGTGCATCGCCAAGGGCCTGACCTACGAGGCGCCCTTGCGGATCAAAGTGCGCCTGGTTGTCTACGATGTGGACGAGGAGACCGAAAACCGGACCATTCGCGACATCAAGGAACAAATCATCTATTTCGGCACCGTGCCGCTGATGACCGAGAAGGGCACCTTCATCATCAACGGTACCGAGCGGGTCATCGTCAATCAGCTCCAACGCTCGCCGGGCATCATCTTCGAGCACGACTCCGGCAAGACCCACACCAGCCGCAAGGTGCTCTATTCCTGCCGCATCATCCCCATGCGCGGTTCGTGGCTCGATTTCGATTACGACCACAAGGACATCTTGTACGTGCGCATCGACCGCCGCCGCAAGATGCCCGCCACGATCCTGTTCAAGGCCATGGGCATGTCCTCCACGGACATCCTGCACTATTTCTACGCCGTGGAGCATTTCCGTCTTGAGGGCGACCGGGTCTTCCGCGAGATCAACCCCGAGATGTACCGCAAGGAAAAGGCCTACGCCACGGTCATGGGGGCTGACGGAAAGCCCATCGTCGTCGCGGACAAGCCCATCACCAAAAAGGCCTGGCGGCTCATGGTCGAGGGCGGCATAGAGGCCATCGAGATCGATCCGGCCACCCTGGCCGGGCTCTTTCTGGCCGACGACATGGCCGATCCGACCACGGGCGAGGTCATTGCCGCCGCTGGCGACGAAGTCACCCCCGACCTCCAGGAGAAGCTCAAGGACGCGGGAATTGTCCGGCTGCCCATTCTCTTCTCCCGGGGCGTGGACACCTCGTCCTCCATCCGCGACACCCTGGCCATGGACAAGACCACGGACACGGTGACCGCCCAGGTGGAGATCTACCGCAGGCTGCGGCCGTCGTCGCCGCCCACCCAGGAGATCGCGGCAAGCTTTTTCGAGAACCTGTTCCGCAATGCCGATTATTACGATCTGTCGCCGGTTGGGCGCTACAAGCTCAATGTGCGGCTCAAGCTCGACCTGTCCCTGGATTTTCGGGTGCTTTCCAACGAGGACATCCTACGTTCGGTCAAGCACCTGACCTTCCTCAAGGATTCCCATGGTCCCGCCGACGACATCGACCATCTGGGCAACCGTCGGGTGCGCCCCGTGGGCGAGTTGGTGGAAAACCAGTACCGCATCGGCCTGGTGCGCATGGAGCGGGCCATCAAGGAGCGCATGAGCCTTCAGGAAGTGGCCACGCTCATGCCCCACGACCTGATCAATCCCAAGCCCGTGGCTGCGGTGCTCAAGGAGTTCTTCGGCACCTCCCAGCTGTCCCAGTTCATGGATCAGACCAACCCCCTGTCCGAGGTCACCCACAAGCGCCGCCTGTCGGCCCTGGGACCTGGCGGGCTCACCCGTGAGCGGGCCGGTTTCGAGGTCCGCGACGTGCATACCTCGCACTACGGACGCATCTGCCCCATCGAAACCCCGGAAGGTCCGAACATCGGGCTTATCGTGTCCCTGACCACCTTTTCGCGGGTCAACGACTACGGGTTCATCGAAACCCCCTACCGGGTGGTCCGCGAGGGGCGGTTGACCTCCGAGACGGTGTATCTCGACGCCACCCGCGAGATCGACGAGATCATCGCCGGGGCCAACACCGAGGTTGGCGACGACGGGCTTCTCGCGCCGGTGGTGGGCGCCCGGGTCAAGGGCGACCTGCTCATGCAGTCGCGCGACGATGTGACGCTTATGGACATCTCTCCCAGCCAGATCGTGTCCATCTCGGCGGCGCTCATTCCCTTCCTTGAACATGACGACGCCAACCGTGCGCTCATGGGATCGAACATGCAGCGTCAGGCCGTGCCGCTTCTGCGCTGTGAGCAGCCCCTGGTGGGTACCGGCATGGAAGCCGCCGTGGCCCGGGATTCGGGGAGCTGCATCCTGGCCGAACGCGATGGTCTGGTGCACTTTGCCGACGCCGAGCGCATCATCGTCAACTACGAGGGCGACATCTCCCCCGAGTCCGGCGGCGTGAAAAGCTATGAGCTCTTAAAGCACCACAAGTCCAACCAGAACACCTGCTTTGGCCAGGTGCCCCGGGTTTTGGTGGGACAGAAGGTGAAAAAGGGCGACATCCTGGCCGACGGCCCGGGCATCCGCGACGGCGAGCTGGCCCTGGGCAAGAACCTGCTCGTGGCCTTCATGCCCTGGTGCGGCTACAACTACGAGGATTCCATCCTCATCTCCGAGCGCACGGTCAAGGAAGACACCTTCACCTCGGTGCACATCGAGGAGTTCGAGGTGGTGGCCCGGGACACCAAGCTTGGTCCCGAGGAGATCACCCGGGACATCCCCAACGTGGGCGAGGAGATGCTCAAAGACCTGGACGAGTGCGGCATCATCCGCCTGGGGGCCAAGGTCGGCCCCGACGACATCCTGGTGGGCAAGATCACCCCCAAGGGCGAGACCCAGCTCACCCCCGAGGAAAAGCTGCTGCGGGCCATCTTCGGCGACAAGGCCCGGGACGTGAAAAACACCTCCCTCAAGGTGCCGCCGGGCATCGAGGGCACGGTCATCGACGTCCGGGTGTTCAACCGCCGCTCCGGCGAAAAAGATGACCGCACCACCTCCATCGAGGAATTCGAGCTGTCCCGCCTGGATGTGAAGGAAGGCCAGTTCGTCGCCGCCCTGACCGACACCGTGCGGGAAAAAATGTGGGCCGACGTGGCTGGGAAGTCCGTGGCCCAGACCATCAAGGGCAAGAAAAAGGGAGAGGTGTTGCTGGAAGCCGGGCATCCCCTGCGCCGCGAGGTTCTCGACGAACTGCCGCTCAAAAAACTGCACGGGCTGTTCACCGCCAGGGAAGTCAACGAGGCGGTTTCCGCCCGGCTCGACGAATACGACCGTCAGATCCAGTTCATTCACCACATCCATGAGCAGAAAAGGGCCAAGGTCACCGAGGGCGACGATCTGCCGCCCGGCGTCATCAAGATGGTCAAGGTCTACGTGGCCGTCAAACGCAAGCTCAACGTGGGCGACAAAATGGCCGGCCGCCACGGCAACAAGGGCGTCGTCTCGTGCATCCTGCCCGAGGAGGACATGCCCTTTTTCGCCGACGGCTCCCCGGTGGACATCGTCTTAAACCCCCTGGGCGTGCCTTCGCGCATGAACATCGGCCAGATCATGGAGACCCACCTGGGCTGGGCCGGAAAGGTGCTCGGCGAAAGGCTCTCCAAGATGGTGGCCGCGCAAAACCCCATCCTGAAGCTGCGAGAAGAAGTCAAGGACGTCCTGGGATCGCCGGAGATGGACGAACTGGTGGACAGCCTGGACGACGAGACCTTCTTTAAGAGTCTCAAGGTTCTCAAAAACGGCATCGTGGCCAAGACCCCGGTCTTCGACGGCGCAAGCGAAGACGAGATCTGGGCTTGGCTGAAAAAGGCCGGGCTCACCGACGACGGCAAAGTCACCCTTTACGACGGCCGCACGGGCGAGGCCTTCCATCGGCCGGTCACCGTGGGCGTCATGTACATGCTCAAGCTCCACCACTTAGTCGACGAGAAAATCCACGCCAGGTCCACGGGCCCTTACTCACTGGTCACCCAGCAACCCCTGGGCGGCAAGGCCCAATTCGGCGGTCAGCGGTTGGGCGAAATGGAAGTGTGGGCGCTTGAGGCGTATGGCGCGTCGCACCTCTTGCAGGAGTTCCTCACGGTCAAGTCCGATGACGTGGCCGGGCGGGTCAAGATGTACGAGAAGATCGTCAAGGGCGACAACTTCCTGGAGGCCGGGCTGCCTGAATCCTTCAACGTCCTGGTGAAGGAACTGATGTCCCTGGGACTGGATGTGGATCTGCTTCAGGACGAAAAGAAAAAGACCAGACGCTAG
- the hemW gene encoding radical SAM family heme chaperone HemW — protein MSAGEGTGLRLYVHVPFCRAKCAYCGFFSKPMDMGLLEDFVSALCREIRYYAKIHPRAVIETLYFGGGTPSLLPPWALSRIMKELHKAFRFGPGLEFTFEVNPDSALDGAYLRQLLGYGVGRLSIGVQSLDDEMLFLLGRPHDAATARAAYFAARQAGFANIGLDFLWGLPGQRLSQWLATLKAAVRLSPEHLSCYGLTLEPGTPLTARIESGELSQPPEAEQAEMFVRGAQFLESEGYLHYEISNFARMGFVSRHNSGYWEGRDYLGLGPSAVSTMDGRRFENPRDIGGYVALSRKGRFGGDAKELSPDELVREMVMLSLRTTKGLDLAAYRARAGRDFLKDNAGLVQALRQNELVRLSAGHLRLTKNGLLVSNVILARLSYGMAAGSGGSGGRQE, from the coding sequence ATGAGCGCGGGGGAGGGGACCGGGCTGCGCCTATACGTGCATGTGCCCTTTTGCCGGGCCAAGTGCGCCTACTGCGGGTTTTTCTCCAAGCCCATGGACATGGGGTTGCTGGAGGATTTCGTCTCGGCCCTGTGCCGGGAGATCCGGTATTACGCCAAGATTCATCCCCGGGCCGTGATCGAGACGCTCTATTTCGGCGGCGGCACGCCGAGCCTGCTGCCGCCCTGGGCCTTGTCCCGGATCATGAAGGAGCTGCACAAGGCCTTCCGCTTCGGGCCGGGCCTGGAATTCACCTTCGAGGTCAATCCGGATTCGGCCCTGGACGGGGCGTATCTGCGGCAACTGCTCGGATACGGCGTGGGTCGCCTAAGCATCGGGGTGCAAAGTCTGGATGACGAGATGCTGTTTTTGCTTGGCCGCCCCCACGACGCGGCCACGGCCCGGGCCGCCTATTTCGCCGCCCGCCAGGCCGGATTCGCCAACATCGGGCTGGATTTCTTGTGGGGCTTGCCCGGCCAGCGCCTCTCGCAGTGGCTGGCGACGCTCAAGGCGGCGGTGCGCCTGTCGCCGGAACACCTGTCCTGCTACGGGCTGACCCTGGAGCCGGGCACGCCGCTGACCGCCCGGATCGAGTCCGGGGAGCTGTCCCAGCCGCCCGAGGCCGAGCAGGCGGAGATGTTCGTACGCGGGGCGCAGTTTCTGGAGTCCGAGGGCTACCTGCACTACGAAATCTCCAATTTCGCGCGCATGGGGTTCGTCAGCCGCCACAACTCGGGCTATTGGGAAGGCCGGGACTATCTGGGGCTGGGGCCGTCGGCGGTGTCCACCATGGACGGACGGCGCTTCGAGAACCCCCGGGACATCGGTGGGTACGTGGCCCTGTCCCGGAAGGGGCGTTTCGGCGGGGACGCCAAGGAACTTTCGCCGGATGAACTGGTGCGGGAGATGGTCATGCTGTCGCTGCGCACCACCAAGGGCCTCGACCTGGCGGCCTACCGGGCCCGGGCGGGGCGGGATTTTTTGAAGGACAACGCCGGGCTGGTGCAGGCCCTGCGCCAAAACGAGCTGGTGCGCTTAAGCGCCGGACATCTGCGCCTGACCAAAAACGGGCTTTTGGTCAGTAACGTGATCCTGGCCCGGTTGAGCTATGGCATGGCGGCGGGGAGCGGCGGGAGCGGGGGACGACAAGAGTGA